From Camelina sativa cultivar DH55 chromosome 7, Cs, whole genome shotgun sequence, one genomic window encodes:
- the LOC104701536 gene encoding uncharacterized protein LOC104701536 → MGKKGDGFFLSRIRANVRVQPPTTTSQHGCSHEPPSSSTEIKGRRIMVVVDSCSEAKNALLWTLSHCAQPQDYILLLYFLKAKPSQSGGALATKEEEEEKEGEESCEKTTTSRANKKVSALKNICELKRPEVKTEVVVVKGDEKGPTIVKEAKEREASMLVLGQKKQHATWRLLMVWASQARPVTSKHDFVEYCINNSPCMAIAVRKRGKKLGGYTLTTKRHKDFWLLA, encoded by the exons atgggaaAGAAAGGAGACGGGTTCTTTCTAAGCAGGATAAGGGCTAATGTAAGAGTCCAACCACCGACAACTACGAGCCAGCATGGCTGCAGCCACGAGCCTCCAAGCTCCTCCACAGagataaaaggaagaagaatcatgGTCGTGGTTGATTCTTGCTCGGAGGCTAAGAACGCTCTTCTTTGGACTCTCTCGCACTGTGCTCAGCCTCAAGattacattcttcttctttactttcttAAAGCTAAACCCTCTCAATCAG GTGGTGCTCTAGctaccaaagaagaagaagaagaaaaagaaggagaagaatcttGCGAGAAAACCACAACGTCAAGAGCTAATAAAAAAGTTTCAGCCTTGAAAAACATTTGTGAGCTTAAAAGACCTGAG GTAAAGACAGAAGTGGTGGTTGTAAAAGGTGACGAGAAGGGTCCGACCATagtaaaagaagcaaaagaaagagaggctTCTATGCTGGTTCTAGGCCAGAAGAAACAGCACGCTACGTGGCGGTTACTAATGGTATGGGCATCGCAGGCCCGACCCGTGACGTCCAAACACGACTTTGTGGAGTATTGCATCAACAACTCTCCTTGTATGGCCATTGCGGTTCGTAAGAGAGGCAAGAAGCTTGGTGGTTACACTCTTACAACTAAGCGCCACAAAGACTTCTGGCTTTTGGCATGA
- the LOC104701538 gene encoding E3 ubiquitin-protein ligase At3g02290-like, translating to MGILLCCFRITEHVDESRNVPRIRGFTNPITNNFSPKFKQLFESLERGEISYVADEEEDVCPTCFYEYIEENPKIVLQCGHMFHLACIYEWMERSEACPFCSKTMLFLKGDEITEHVE from the exons ATGGGTATTCTACTTTGTTGTTTTCGAATTACGGAACACGTTGATGAATCTCGAAACGTACCAAGAATCAGAGGCTTCACTAACCCAATAACGAATAACTTTTCCCCCAAG TTCAAGCAACTATTTGAAAGCCTAGAAAGAGGAGAAATCTCCTATGTcgctgacgaagaagaagacgtttGCCCGACATGTTTCTATG AGTACATTGAGGAGAACCCCAAGATAGTTTTGCAATGTGGACATATGTTTCACCTTGCATGCATCTATGAATGGATGGAGAGAAGTGAAGCTTGTCCCTTTTGTTCCAag ACAATGCTTTTCTTGAAGGGTGACGAAATTACAGAGCATGTGGAGTAA